In one window of Spartinivicinus marinus DNA:
- a CDS encoding universal stress protein, producing the protein MSPYHHILVAVDLTEEANTVLARAKDIAADNQARLTMVHVIEPLSVAYGSDIPLDLTTLQQEITDQAHHRISELADRIDLDSQDQVVVYGRPEKEIHRLAEETGVDLIVVGSHGRHGLALILGSTSTGILHGAKCDVLAVRVGNK; encoded by the coding sequence ATGAGCCCATATCACCATATTTTGGTAGCCGTTGACCTGACCGAAGAAGCGAATACTGTCTTAGCACGCGCCAAAGACATTGCTGCCGATAACCAAGCGAGACTAACCATGGTTCATGTAATAGAACCGTTAAGTGTGGCCTATGGCAGTGATATCCCATTAGATTTAACCACCTTACAACAAGAGATCACGGACCAGGCTCATCACCGAATTTCTGAGCTTGCCGACAGAATTGACTTAGATAGCCAGGACCAGGTAGTTGTCTATGGGCGCCCCGAAAAAGAAATCCACCGCCTTGCCGAAGAAACAGGGGTGGACCTCATTGTAGTGGGTAGTCATGGGCGCCACGGCCTAGCGTTGATTCTTGGCTCTACCTCCACCGGTATTTTGCATGGGGCCAAGTGCGATGTGCTAGCTGTACGTGTCGGCAATAAGTAA
- the uup gene encoding ATP-binding cassette ATPase Uup has translation MPLIRLSEISLAYGAMPLLENANLQLDAGERVCVIGRNGAGKSSLLKIVAGETPPDSGEAWYQPGVNIGFVAQALPDADQLTVFEVVAAGLAEVGDLLTEYHQLSMQTDESLDLKRLEQVQEAIEAKHGWQLHQRVEQVIKRLDLPADKKMAELSGGWRRRVILGQALVSEPDILLLDEPTNHLDILTIEWLEQQLKQFRGAVLFITHDRSFLQSLATRIVELDRGQLTYWQGDYQSFLDHKAHLLEVEARKQAEFDKKLAQEEAWIRQGIKARRTRNEGRVRALQALREERAQRRNVQGKAKIQVDSGESSGKLVLEAKDITHGYTDKPLIKDFSLRLLRGDKIGLIGPNGVGKSTLLKLLLEQEAPQQGSIKVGTKLEVAYFDQLRDQLDLEKSVIDNIADGRETIEIGGQQKHVIGYLGDFLFTPERCRTPVKALSGGERNRLLLARLFSKPANVLVLDEPTNDLDVETLELLEELLINFTGTLLLVSHDRTFIDNVVTSTLVFEGSGVVSEYVGGYQDWLRQGGNFSALVEAASERKQAPSAKGTATSSSKEAPAKLASKKKLSYNLQRELDALPAEIDVLEAEQQALIEQTNRPDFYQQPHDQVQPVLNRLTELEQLLEAKLERWAELEAMQ, from the coding sequence TGAGACACCCCCTGATAGTGGTGAAGCTTGGTATCAACCTGGGGTCAATATTGGTTTTGTAGCGCAGGCACTGCCGGATGCAGATCAGCTGACTGTTTTTGAAGTCGTCGCTGCAGGCTTAGCAGAAGTAGGTGACTTGTTGACAGAGTATCACCAGTTATCCATGCAAACTGATGAGTCATTGGACTTGAAGCGTCTGGAACAGGTACAGGAAGCTATTGAGGCTAAACATGGCTGGCAATTACACCAGCGAGTCGAGCAGGTAATCAAGCGGTTGGATTTGCCTGCCGACAAGAAAATGGCTGAATTATCAGGGGGGTGGCGACGCAGGGTAATATTGGGGCAGGCGCTGGTCAGTGAGCCAGATATCTTGTTATTAGATGAGCCAACTAACCACTTAGATATTCTCACCATAGAGTGGCTGGAGCAGCAACTGAAACAGTTTCGGGGGGCAGTATTATTTATTACTCACGATCGCTCATTTTTACAAAGTCTGGCAACCCGTATAGTCGAGCTTGACCGAGGGCAATTGACTTATTGGCAAGGTGATTATCAGAGCTTTCTTGATCATAAAGCCCATCTATTAGAGGTCGAAGCTAGAAAGCAAGCTGAGTTTGATAAAAAGCTGGCCCAGGAAGAAGCCTGGATTCGGCAGGGAATTAAGGCCCGGCGAACCCGTAATGAAGGCCGGGTGAGAGCGCTGCAGGCGTTGCGTGAAGAACGGGCTCAGCGCCGTAATGTGCAGGGTAAAGCCAAAATTCAGGTAGACAGCGGTGAAAGCTCTGGCAAGCTAGTGCTGGAAGCTAAAGACATTACTCATGGCTATACAGACAAACCATTGATCAAGGACTTTTCCCTTCGATTACTTCGTGGTGACAAAATAGGTTTGATTGGTCCTAATGGGGTTGGTAAAAGCACTTTGCTAAAGTTGCTATTGGAACAAGAAGCCCCGCAGCAAGGCTCAATAAAAGTGGGTACTAAGCTGGAGGTAGCCTACTTTGACCAGTTACGTGATCAACTGGATTTGGAAAAATCCGTTATTGATAATATTGCTGATGGCCGTGAAACCATCGAAATTGGAGGCCAACAGAAACATGTGATTGGTTATCTGGGGGACTTTCTATTTACGCCTGAGCGCTGTCGTACCCCAGTGAAGGCATTGTCGGGTGGTGAGCGGAACCGTCTGTTGCTCGCTCGACTATTTAGTAAGCCCGCCAATGTATTGGTACTTGACGAACCCACTAATGATTTGGATGTGGAAACCCTTGAGCTGCTGGAAGAGCTATTAATTAACTTTACTGGCACCTTGCTGTTAGTTAGCCATGACCGGACCTTTATCGACAATGTGGTAACCAGCACCTTAGTGTTTGAGGGGAGTGGGGTCGTCAGTGAGTATGTAGGTGGTTATCAAGATTGGCTGCGTCAAGGTGGTAACTTTAGTGCTCTAGTGGAAGCCGCCTCGGAGCGTAAACAAGCCCCGTCAGCCAAGGGTACAGCGACATCTTCATCCAAGGAGGCCCCAGCCAAGCTGGCTTCTAAGAAGAAGCTTAGTTATAACTTGCAGCGCGAGCTTGATGCCTTACCTGCTGAAATTGATGTGTTAGAAGCTGAGCAGCAGGCACTGATTGAGCAAACCAACCGGCCTGATTTTTATCAGCAACCCCATGATCAAGTACAGCCGGTGCTTAATCGGCTAACTGAACTGGAGCAGCTGCTAGAAGCTAAGCTGGAGCGTTGGGCGGAGCTAGAAGCCATGCAGTAA